One Psychrobacillus glaciei genomic region harbors:
- a CDS encoding ATP-binding protein: MRLYGRFARFFCCFYYTTEGIVSGRGLGIAIVKEIIERHEGRVNVVSKIGEGTLFSFHCPFI; this comes from the coding sequence TTGCGATTATACGGAAGATTTGCCAGATTTTTTTGTTGTTTTTACTATACGACAGAAGGAATTGTAAGTGGTAGAGGTCTGGGGATTGCCATCGTAAAGGAAATTATAGAGCGGCATGAAGGACGTGTAAATGTGGTAAGTAAAATCGGTGAAGGAACACTTTTTTCTTTTCATTGCCCGTTTATTTGA